One window of Deltaproteobacteria bacterium genomic DNA carries:
- the gyrB gene encoding DNA topoisomerase (ATP-hydrolyzing) subunit B: MEITRLAKAAESEKYTASDIKVLEGLEAVRKRPAMYIGSTGPSGLHHLVYEVVDNSIDEALAGVCDRIDVEIHRDNSITVEDNGRGIPTDMHPTEKIPAAELVLTRLHAGGKFEKSAYKVSGGLHGVGVSCVNALSKKLLLEIKRNGKVFTQEYAKGDPVKPFKEVGKTAGRGTKITFWPDPEIFESLEYSFDILSNRLRELSFLNKGVKITITDDRDASKKHEFQYSGGIVSFVEHLNQRKTPAHPKPIYFETQKDDVIVEIALQWNEGYAEQIYSFVNNINTHDGGTHVSGFKSGLTRCINTYIQNSGLGKQLKEENIEGEDIREGMVCVISLKIPNPQFEGQTKGKLGNSEVEGQVKSAVMEKLAAFLGEHPSVAKKIALKIVEAAQARIAAKKARDLIRRKSAMDIGSLPGKLADCQERDPARSEIYIVEGDSAGGSAKQGRNRAFQAILPLKGKILNVEKARFDKMLTSEEIRTMITAMGTGIGEKDFNLEKLRYHRIIIMTDADVDGAHIRTLLLTFFYRQMPKIIEHGYLYIAQPPLYKIKKGKNERYLKDETELENYLVENGISSVKLKFKNKAVTEKALGDLVRTLIKYDNMLLWFKDRMDPRIVDACVWAAHLDEKCLESAKAMDKVADQIAAFLAKAYPELHDFNFEAVEDEEHNTKSMIYKTLYNGSGRTTEISIPFLQNPEFIELQKFKEKIEASGFDSYVDSLTLIKKDQEVPAQNLREVKRLVLAEGREGQEVQRYKGLGEMNPNQLWETTLNPQSRTLLQVRVDDAVEADEIFTILMGDEVEPRREFIESNALSVRNLDI, from the coding sequence ATGGAGATTACCCGTTTGGCAAAGGCAGCAGAAAGCGAAAAGTATACCGCGAGTGACATTAAGGTTTTGGAAGGGTTAGAGGCCGTACGCAAGCGGCCCGCCATGTATATTGGCTCTACCGGGCCATCTGGGTTGCACCACTTGGTCTACGAAGTGGTCGACAACTCCATCGACGAGGCATTGGCTGGGGTTTGTGATCGCATCGATGTGGAGATTCATCGCGATAATTCCATTACGGTAGAAGACAATGGCCGCGGTATTCCAACCGACATGCATCCCACCGAAAAGATCCCTGCAGCAGAATTGGTTTTGACGCGCTTGCATGCGGGCGGTAAATTTGAAAAAAGTGCTTATAAGGTTTCGGGCGGGCTTCATGGGGTGGGCGTGTCGTGCGTTAATGCCTTGTCTAAAAAACTTCTCTTAGAAATCAAGCGCAACGGCAAAGTTTTTACCCAAGAATACGCCAAGGGCGATCCGGTCAAACCTTTTAAAGAAGTGGGCAAGACTGCCGGCCGAGGTACCAAAATCACCTTTTGGCCCGATCCGGAGATCTTTGAAAGCCTCGAATACAGCTTTGATATTTTGAGTAATCGCCTGCGCGAACTTTCTTTTTTAAATAAAGGGGTCAAGATCACCATCACCGATGATCGCGATGCCAGTAAAAAACACGAATTTCAATATTCCGGCGGGATTGTTAGTTTTGTGGAGCATCTTAACCAACGCAAAACTCCGGCACATCCCAAACCCATTTATTTTGAAACTCAAAAAGACGATGTGATTGTCGAAATTGCCTTGCAGTGGAATGAAGGCTATGCCGAGCAAATCTATAGTTTTGTCAACAACATCAACACCCACGATGGTGGCACCCACGTGAGTGGCTTTAAATCAGGCCTCACGCGCTGTATCAATACCTACATTCAAAATAGCGGTTTAGGAAAACAGCTCAAAGAGGAAAACATTGAGGGTGAAGATATTCGCGAAGGCATGGTGTGCGTGATTTCGCTCAAAATCCCCAACCCTCAATTTGAAGGGCAGACCAAAGGTAAATTGGGCAATAGTGAGGTGGAGGGCCAAGTTAAATCGGCCGTGATGGAAAAGTTGGCGGCTTTTCTAGGTGAGCATCCCAGCGTGGCCAAAAAGATTGCCCTTAAAATTGTAGAGGCCGCTCAGGCGCGCATTGCAGCTAAAAAAGCGAGGGACTTGATTCGGCGCAAAAGTGCGATGGACATTGGCTCTTTGCCCGGCAAGCTAGCCGATTGCCAAGAGCGCGACCCCGCTCGTTCTGAGATTTACATTGTTGAAGGTGACTCGGCCGGTGGTTCAGCAAAACAAGGGCGCAATCGGGCCTTTCAAGCCATTTTGCCTTTGAAGGGAAAGATTCTTAACGTCGAAAAGGCTCGGTTTGACAAAATGCTCACCAGCGAAGAAATTCGCACCATGATCACGGCCATGGGTACTGGGATTGGCGAAAAAGATTTTAATCTGGAAAAACTGCGTTACCATCGCATCATTATCATGACCGATGCCGACGTTGACGGGGCGCATATTCGTACCCTGTTGCTGACTTTTTTCTATCGGCAAATGCCTAAAATCATCGAACATGGTTATTTGTATATTGCCCAACCCCCGCTTTATAAAATCAAAAAGGGCAAGAACGAGCGTTATTTGAAAGATGAAACGGAGTTAGAAAATTATCTGGTGGAAAATGGTATTAGTTCAGTAAAGTTAAAATTTAAAAACAAGGCCGTGACCGAAAAGGCCTTGGGGGATTTGGTGCGAACCCTGATTAAATACGACAACATGCTGCTTTGGTTTAAAGATAGGATGGACCCCAGGATTGTCGATGCCTGCGTTTGGGCTGCCCATTTAGACGAAAAATGTTTGGAATCTGCCAAAGCCATGGATAAGGTGGCCGATCAAATAGCGGCTTTTCTAGCCAAGGCCTATCCGGAACTTCATGATTTTAATTTTGAAGCCGTCGAAGACGAAGAACACAATACGAAGAGCATGATTTATAAAACTTTATACAACGGTTCGGGTCGTACCACCGAAATTTCGATTCCGTTTTTGCAAAATCCTGAGTTTATCGAATTGCAAAAATTTAAAGAAAAAATCGAGGCTAGTGGGTTTGATAGCTATGTTGATAGCTTGACCTTGATTAAAAAAGACCAAGAGGTTCCGGCACAAAATTTGCGAGAGGTTAAACGCTTGGTTTTAGCCGAAGGGCGTGAAGGGCAAGAGGTACAGCGCTACAAAGGTTTGGGCGAGATGAACCCTAACCAACTTTGGGAAACGACTCTCAACCCCCAAAGCCGAACCTTATTGCAAGTGCGGGTGGACGACGCCGTTGAAGCCGATGAAATTTTTACCATTTTAATGGGAGATGAGGTAGAACCCCGGCGGGAATTTATTGAAAGTAACGCCTTGAGCGTGCGTAACCTCGATATTTAA
- the rpmH gene encoding 50S ribosomal protein L34, protein MKRTYQPSKLKAKRKHGFRERMSTTSGKNVLNRRRAKGRKRLAKQTYKK, encoded by the coding sequence ATGAAGCGAACCTACCAACCTAGTAAACTGAAGGCAAAACGCAAACATGGCTTCCGTGAAAGGATGAGTACCACGTCGGGAAAAAATGTTTTAAATCGGCGTCGTGCTAAAGGCAGAAAACGCTTAGCTAAGCAAACCTATAAGAAATAA
- the yidD gene encoding membrane protein insertion efficiency factor YidD encodes MKKFFLFFIRIYQKILSPWVGQGCRFYPTCSTYAYECFERFSIGKAIFKTLGRLAKCHPFHPGGFDPVELSTHCG; translated from the coding sequence ATGAAAAAGTTTTTTTTGTTCTTTATAAGAATCTATCAAAAAATTTTATCTCCTTGGGTGGGTCAGGGGTGTCGTTTTTATCCCACTTGTTCGACTTATGCCTATGAGTGCTTCGAACGGTTTTCAATAGGCAAGGCTATCTTCAAAACTTTAGGCAGGCTTGCTAAATGTCACCCCTTTCATCCAGGCGGTTTTGACCCAGTGGAGTTATCCACACATTGTGGATAA
- the dnaN gene encoding DNA polymerase III subunit beta, giving the protein MDFKIKRNDLLQGLQTIQSIVDRKSTMPILSNALFQLSQSGLRISATDLEVGMIVEIPVQCNLEGKAALPAKSLYEIAKELGGEEIIFRAKTSGWVELGCGKSQFKIVQLPAEEFPSMPVIDVSKLVKVSGEDLVYLIEKTSYAVSLDETKYNLNGVYLERVDKESLRMVATDGHRLSHVERKVALGLEKGVIIPRKGVMEMKRLLASGGEYLFGVEGRNVVLKTDQALLIVRLIEGDFPDYQKVIPKDLEKVVSVGRNEILGALRRVSLLSQDKNRGVKMIFSSGNLEIQSSNPDIGEAREELEVDYKGERVEVGFNPRYFLDTIHALSDEKIILEFKDEISPCVMRSEYDRSFINVIMPMRL; this is encoded by the coding sequence ATGGATTTTAAAATTAAACGGAATGATCTTTTGCAAGGTTTGCAAACTATTCAAAGCATTGTTGACCGAAAAAGCACCATGCCTATTTTGTCGAATGCCTTGTTTCAATTAAGTCAAAGTGGTCTTAGGATTTCAGCCACCGATTTAGAAGTGGGGATGATCGTTGAAATCCCGGTACAGTGCAATCTAGAGGGTAAGGCTGCCTTACCGGCTAAGAGCCTTTATGAAATAGCCAAAGAGTTGGGTGGGGAAGAGATTATTTTTCGCGCTAAAACAAGTGGTTGGGTGGAATTGGGCTGTGGTAAATCGCAGTTTAAAATTGTTCAGTTGCCGGCTGAAGAGTTTCCTTCGATGCCTGTGATCGATGTTAGTAAGTTGGTGAAGGTGAGTGGCGAAGATTTGGTTTATTTGATCGAAAAGACTTCTTATGCCGTTTCGCTCGATGAAACAAAATATAATTTGAATGGGGTTTATCTTGAAAGGGTAGATAAAGAAAGCTTGCGAATGGTGGCAACTGATGGGCATAGGCTTTCTCATGTGGAGAGAAAGGTGGCGCTAGGTTTAGAAAAGGGAGTGATTATTCCCCGTAAGGGTGTGATGGAAATGAAACGTCTGTTGGCAAGCGGGGGGGAATATTTGTTTGGGGTAGAGGGGAGAAATGTAGTGTTAAAAACCGATCAGGCTTTATTGATCGTAAGATTGATCGAAGGGGATTTTCCGGATTATCAAAAAGTTATTCCCAAAGATTTAGAAAAGGTGGTCAGTGTGGGGCGTAATGAAATTTTGGGGGCCTTGCGAAGGGTTTCTTTGCTTAGCCAAGATAAAAATCGTGGGGTTAAAATGATTTTTTCTTCGGGGAATTTAGAAATTCAAAGTAGTAACCCGGATATTGGAGAAGCCAGGGAGGAATTAGAGGTCGATTACAAAGGGGAGAGAGTTGAAGTGGGTTTTAACCCGCGTTATTTTTTAGATACCATTCATGCCCTTTCCGATGAAAAAATCATTTTGGAATTTAAAGATGAAATTAGCCCCTGCGTGATGCGCTCAGAATATGATCGTAGTTTCATTAATGTTATTATGCCGATGCGGTTGTGA
- the recF gene encoding DNA replication and repair protein RecF (All proteins in this family for which functions are known are DNA-binding proteins that assist the filamentation of RecA onto DNA for the initiation of recombination or recombinational repair.), whose amino-acid sequence MWIKTLHIHHYRNLTQVALTAHPQLNVIFGNNAQGKTNLLEAIFALAWGKGFHGVAYDAQIAWGAELASVTVEFVQDKDLTSRIQFLLQKNEGKEWEIDGKKSRRASLARQYFRVLTFTPDLTGLFRGTPGSRRRCFDFCLGNQDPFYLQLLRKYEKCLQQRNALLREHCCDETLSSYSEQLATLACQVDLKRRDYLKALMPFFQKRFEQVGQFKVLLNLTYTGQRENLGPYLESLTQNLTQEYALGFTITGPHREDYLLTLAGEPAWEHASQGQHRVLVIALLLAELDLLKTQTGMKPIILLDDLGSELDSLRLKFLIQEMLGAGCQCFLTSAREDLFREFTGKFFSIQEGKLYPA is encoded by the coding sequence GTGTGGATTAAAACCTTACATATCCACCACTATCGCAATCTTACCCAAGTGGCCTTAACGGCCCACCCCCAATTAAACGTTATTTTTGGCAATAATGCCCAAGGCAAGACGAATTTGCTCGAAGCTATTTTTGCGTTAGCATGGGGCAAGGGTTTTCACGGGGTAGCTTATGACGCACAAATTGCTTGGGGGGCAGAACTTGCCTCTGTAACGGTTGAGTTTGTGCAAGATAAAGATTTGACCAGCCGAATTCAGTTCTTATTACAAAAAAATGAGGGCAAAGAATGGGAGATTGATGGCAAAAAAAGCCGCCGAGCCAGCCTGGCAAGGCAATATTTTCGCGTCCTCACTTTTACCCCAGATTTAACCGGGCTATTTCGAGGCACCCCCGGCTCGAGGCGGCGTTGTTTTGATTTTTGTTTAGGCAATCAAGACCCCTTTTATTTACAGTTATTACGAAAATATGAAAAGTGCTTGCAGCAACGCAATGCCTTGCTACGCGAGCATTGCTGCGACGAAACGCTTAGCTCTTATTCTGAGCAATTAGCAACGCTTGCTTGCCAAGTAGACCTTAAGCGCCGAGATTATTTAAAAGCACTGATGCCTTTTTTTCAAAAACGTTTTGAACAAGTGGGGCAATTTAAGGTGTTGTTAAATTTAACTTATACGGGGCAAAGAGAAAACTTAGGACCCTACCTAGAAAGTTTGACGCAAAATTTGACACAAGAATATGCGTTAGGTTTTACCATAACTGGTCCGCATCGCGAAGATTATTTGCTTACTTTAGCAGGCGAACCCGCTTGGGAACATGCCTCCCAAGGGCAGCATCGGGTGTTGGTAATCGCCTTGTTGTTGGCAGAGCTGGATTTACTAAAAACGCAGACAGGAATGAAACCCATTATTTTATTAGACGATCTGGGCTCTGAATTAGACAGCTTGCGTTTAAAATTTTTAATTCAAGAAATGCTGGGGGCGGGTTGTCAGTGTTTTCTGACCAGCGCTCGCGAAGATTTATTTCGTGAGTTTACGGGCAAATTTTTTTCGATTCAGGAAGGAAAGTTATATCCAGCGTAA
- the rnpA gene encoding ribonuclease P protein component, with the protein MRATNPEKLQSKLVERVLKGQQKIDASPFRLWYLKNDQPISRLIFIISSSKVPRAVVRNKIRRIGKEVFRERKNFLGPLDLVIGVREKSLKQIQKAEIWEAMRKIFGLLEAKTKLKTL; encoded by the coding sequence TTGCGGGCAACTAACCCTGAAAAACTTCAATCCAAGCTTGTGGAGAGAGTTTTAAAAGGCCAACAGAAGATCGACGCTTCGCCTTTTCGACTTTGGTACTTAAAAAACGATCAACCCATTTCTCGGTTGATCTTTATCATTTCCAGTTCTAAGGTCCCCCGAGCGGTGGTGCGAAATAAAATAAGAAGGATTGGTAAAGAAGTCTTTCGAGAGCGGAAAAATTTTTTAGGCCCACTTGATTTGGTCATAGGAGTTCGGGAAAAAAGCTTAAAGCAAATTCAAAAAGCTGAAATTTGGGAAGCGATGAGGAAAATTTTTGGGTTGCTTGAGGCAAAAACGAAGTTAAAGACATTATGA
- a CDS encoding DcrB-related protein has product MGQFSMNGLEFEFPENWQDQGMVTLTIPNPDESVRPNIIITKERLLEPMDIQTYFKKIKDAVQARGIQSFEIIDERAVVLAGVSGMQMVCRWDLAAMKKIMGPNADALKNIKPGQKVQQIQVSLIHNNIAINITASFPADQFDIYTRPFQKFLKSLKVA; this is encoded by the coding sequence ATGGGACAGTTTTCAATGAATGGCTTAGAATTTGAATTTCCTGAAAATTGGCAAGACCAGGGGATGGTGACGTTAACCATTCCTAATCCTGATGAAAGCGTTCGCCCGAATATCATCATCACCAAAGAACGCCTGCTGGAACCCATGGATATTCAAACCTATTTTAAAAAAATCAAGGATGCGGTGCAGGCACGGGGTATTCAAAGTTTTGAAATTATTGATGAACGTGCGGTGGTGTTGGCGGGGGTGTCGGGGATGCAAATGGTTTGTCGTTGGGATTTGGCGGCGATGAAAAAAATTATGGGCCCCAATGCTGATGCCTTAAAGAACATCAAGCCGGGGCAAAAGGTACAACAAATTCAGGTGTCGTTGATTCACAATAATATTGCGATCAATATCACCGCTAGTTTTCCGGCCGATCAATTTGATATTTACACCCGGCCGTTTCAGAAATTCCTCAAATCCTTAAAAGTTGCTTAA
- the dnaA gene encoding chromosomal replication initiator protein DnaA, whose translation MANQDKVVHVTEVIQKFLNSLKTKISDLNYNNWIRPVTFSIEPEGSMTIEVPNKFIRDWITDNYLNLIKYEIFKITNVEHKVDFRTSQAQERSPELTTPERPTVTPERMLIAGQPDAYLGNLNPKYHFDTFVVGNSNQFAHAACKAVANLPARAYNPLFIYGDVGLGKTHLVNAIGLEIKRSHPVLRVLYIHSEQFTNELINSIRYDKMFEFRKRFRESCDVLLIDDIQFIGGKERTQEEFFHTFNFLYESRKQVVLTSDRFPKDIPQLEERLRSRFGWGLIADIQPPDLETRLAILRKKAEQDKIPLPDDVALFLANNVRTNIRELEGSLTRMSAFASLTHAEITLDLTKEVLKHTINDNFRMLTIEGVQKLVAEHFNIKLSDLKSARRLKSFAVPRQIAMYLCRKHVKSSYPELGQKFGGKDHSTVVHAVQKIEKQLQGDMTLQHEIHSIEKHLV comes from the coding sequence GTGGCTAACCAAGATAAGGTTGTTCATGTGACTGAGGTCATTCAAAAGTTTCTTAATTCACTTAAAACCAAAATTAGTGATCTCAATTACAACAATTGGATTAGACCGGTTACGTTTAGCATTGAGCCTGAGGGTTCGATGACAATCGAAGTCCCTAATAAATTTATCCGCGATTGGATTACTGACAACTATCTCAATCTCATCAAATATGAAATTTTCAAAATAACTAATGTTGAACACAAGGTTGATTTTCGTACCTCCCAAGCCCAAGAACGCTCCCCCGAGCTTACGACTCCTGAGCGACCCACGGTTACACCCGAACGAATGTTGATTGCAGGTCAACCCGATGCCTATTTGGGTAATCTGAATCCTAAATATCACTTTGATACTTTTGTGGTTGGAAACTCCAATCAATTTGCCCATGCCGCTTGTAAAGCGGTTGCTAATCTGCCGGCTCGAGCTTACAACCCGCTTTTTATCTATGGGGATGTGGGATTAGGTAAGACTCACCTCGTTAATGCCATTGGTCTTGAGATTAAACGCTCTCACCCGGTATTGAGGGTGCTTTATATCCATTCTGAACAATTCACCAACGAACTGATCAATTCGATTCGTTATGACAAGATGTTTGAGTTTCGCAAAAGGTTTCGCGAATCTTGTGATGTTTTACTCATCGATGATATTCAATTCATTGGCGGAAAAGAACGAACCCAAGAAGAATTCTTTCATACTTTTAATTTTCTTTACGAATCTAGAAAACAAGTTGTTTTAACGAGCGATCGTTTCCCTAAAGATATCCCCCAACTTGAAGAACGGCTACGTTCTCGTTTTGGTTGGGGTTTGATTGCTGACATTCAACCGCCTGATTTAGAGACTCGCTTAGCCATCCTTCGCAAAAAGGCCGAGCAAGACAAAATCCCTCTTCCCGACGATGTCGCCTTATTCTTGGCCAACAATGTTCGCACTAACATTCGAGAACTAGAAGGTTCGCTCACTCGCATGAGCGCTTTTGCTTCTCTCACCCATGCCGAGATTACTTTAGACCTAACCAAAGAAGTTTTAAAACACACCATCAACGACAATTTTCGGATGTTGACCATTGAGGGGGTACAAAAATTGGTGGCCGAACATTTTAACATCAAATTATCTGATCTCAAAAGTGCTCGCCGTTTAAAATCTTTTGCCGTTCCTCGCCAAATCGCTATGTACTTATGTCGCAAACACGTCAAATCGAGTTACCCCGAGTTGGGCCAAAAATTCGGGGGCAAAGACCATTCAACGGTGGTTCATGCCGTACAAAAGATCGAAAAACAATTACAAGGCGACATGACGCTGCAACACGAAATTCACTCCATTGAAAAACATCTTGTTTGA
- the yidC gene encoding membrane protein insertase YidC translates to MEKNAFLAVILSALVFIIYFVVVPNPQRVPTPPPQNPPIVQTETQAPLSNPPLLLTPESGPQSVTYETSKLETKVFVSQFSTEAGQALSWEILNFKKTTDGQASPLDLLQNTSDAFPFALLLDTKLVNSFHTVVSAKTDEIIYQTQTPQLAVQKIIRTTPHDYFLEVQVQITNTSSEVLSFVPGLRLAAYNDPHEKPKGFWIFKAPLDINTPLYFIDKSVERLANLDKLPSWKGFMGNILWTGLESRYFLRAIVARTDSMENQTNFGKQGDVLFADLNYPKQTLAPGQSKQFIFTTYLGPKDMDLLKAGGPSLTKAVNLGWFGIIGEPLLWLLKQLHTLLFNSWGLAIIGLTLLVKILLHPVSKKSLKAMKAMQELQPKLQELREKYKTDKQRLNVETMNLFRAHKVNPMGGCLPMLLQMPIYIALYNVFYNSIDLYHTPFLFYKDLAAPDPYYISPILLGIFLFLQQKLTPQANVDPAQQKAMMLMPLLFSFFLLNLPAGLVLYIFINTVMAVAQQYKMNKNISFMKLLKKS, encoded by the coding sequence ATGGAAAAAAATGCTTTCTTAGCGGTTATCTTAAGTGCATTAGTCTTTATTATCTATTTTGTGGTGGTTCCCAATCCCCAACGGGTACCCACGCCTCCTCCACAAAATCCTCCCATTGTTCAAACCGAGACCCAAGCGCCCCTCTCAAACCCCCCTCTCTTACTTACACCTGAGTCAGGGCCACAGTCCGTGACCTATGAGACGAGCAAGCTTGAAACAAAAGTTTTTGTAAGTCAGTTTTCAACAGAGGCAGGCCAAGCCTTAAGTTGGGAAATCCTAAATTTCAAAAAGACCACCGATGGGCAAGCGAGTCCCCTTGATCTGCTGCAAAATACGAGCGACGCCTTTCCCTTTGCTTTATTGCTCGATACCAAATTGGTGAATTCGTTTCACACCGTGGTTTCTGCCAAAACCGACGAGATTATTTATCAGACTCAGACCCCGCAATTAGCGGTGCAAAAGATCATCCGCACGACCCCACACGATTATTTTTTAGAGGTTCAGGTTCAAATCACCAATACTTCCAGCGAGGTATTGAGTTTTGTGCCAGGCTTAAGGTTAGCGGCCTACAATGACCCTCATGAAAAGCCCAAAGGCTTTTGGATCTTCAAGGCACCCTTGGATATTAACACCCCGCTCTATTTTATCGACAAGTCCGTGGAACGGCTTGCCAACCTTGACAAATTGCCAAGCTGGAAGGGTTTTATGGGCAACATTCTGTGGACGGGTTTGGAAAGTCGGTATTTTTTACGCGCCATTGTAGCCCGCACCGATTCGATGGAAAACCAAACCAATTTTGGCAAACAAGGCGATGTGTTATTTGCTGATCTTAATTATCCCAAGCAAACTTTGGCCCCAGGGCAAAGCAAACAGTTTATCTTTACGACCTATTTAGGGCCCAAGGACATGGATTTGCTCAAGGCCGGCGGGCCTAGTCTAACCAAGGCCGTTAACCTAGGTTGGTTTGGGATTATTGGTGAGCCATTGCTGTGGTTGTTGAAACAACTCCACACCTTGTTGTTTAACAGTTGGGGATTGGCCATTATTGGGCTCACCCTGTTAGTTAAAATATTACTGCATCCCGTTTCTAAAAAATCCCTCAAAGCCATGAAGGCCATGCAAGAGTTACAACCTAAATTACAAGAATTGCGCGAAAAATATAAAACCGATAAACAACGATTAAATGTTGAAACCATGAATTTATTTAGGGCCCATAAAGTAAACCCCATGGGCGGATGTTTGCCCATGCTTCTGCAAATGCCCATTTATATTGCGCTGTATAATGTCTTTTATAATTCGATCGATCTCTACCACACGCCTTTTTTGTTTTATAAAGATTTAGCCGCCCCCGATCCCTATTATATTTCACCCATTTTATTGGGCATCTTTTTGTTCCTCCAGCAAAAGCTAACCCCGCAGGCCAATGTAGATCCTGCTCAGCAAAAAGCCATGATGCTCATGCCCTTATTATTTAGTTTTTTCCTGCTTAATCTGCCGGCCGGGTTAGTGCTCTATATTTTTATCAACACGGTAATGGCAGTAGCGCAACAATATAAAATGAATAAGAATATCAGCTTTATGAAATTATTGAAGAAAAGTTGA
- the mnmE gene encoding tRNA uridine-5-carboxymethylaminomethyl(34) synthesis GTPase MnmE yields MKMLTKREDTIAAIATPTGNGGIGVVRLSGTKAFAILQSLLSSPNISFTWETRKLYFTSFVDPHSHTTIDTGLVCKMPGPHSYTGEDVVELYGHGGKLVMERLLQCVLEGGARLAEPGEYTLRAYLNGKMDLSQAEAVADVIHASSEAALKGANRQLQGRLAEQVSKLRGKILFLMSRVEAALDFPEEDISFLGLREINEKLDEIRQVQQNWLEKFCVGKSLREGIKVVLLGAPNVGKSSLINQFLGEDRAIVHEAPGTTRDVVEGSCIHRGIWMQFFDTAGIRASGDPVEQEGIRRTLKTAATADLTLLLIDATAPSTEMHDELKPPTLAVVNKIDLNPNLGLIQELQTSGRFQGVYPISALKGTGIQELKTSILNFLGIDNLLNLEQENWISNTRHRECVEKSLEFLNHASLSLQQQMPLECVAEDLKQAETHLSQITGGISNEEVLTRIFQDFCVGK; encoded by the coding sequence ATGAAGATGTTGACTAAGCGTGAGGATACGATTGCTGCTATTGCTACCCCTACCGGGAATGGGGGGATTGGTGTGGTTAGGTTATCGGGGACCAAGGCCTTCGCCATTCTTCAATCTTTGTTATCAAGCCCTAATATAAGTTTCACGTGGGAAACGCGAAAACTTTATTTTACATCTTTTGTGGATCCTCATTCTCACACCACCATCGATACTGGCTTAGTTTGTAAAATGCCCGGTCCCCATTCTTATACAGGCGAAGATGTGGTGGAACTTTATGGGCATGGCGGAAAGTTAGTGATGGAACGATTGCTCCAATGCGTTCTTGAGGGCGGGGCTAGGCTTGCTGAACCGGGGGAATATACCTTGAGGGCCTATCTCAATGGTAAGATGGATTTAAGCCAGGCCGAGGCGGTGGCCGATGTCATTCATGCCTCTTCAGAAGCGGCTCTGAAGGGGGCCAATCGTCAATTGCAAGGGCGGCTGGCAGAACAAGTCAGCAAATTGCGGGGAAAGATTTTATTTTTAATGAGCCGAGTTGAAGCAGCTCTGGACTTTCCTGAAGAAGACATTTCATTTTTGGGGTTAAGAGAAATTAACGAAAAATTAGACGAGATTCGTCAAGTGCAACAAAATTGGTTAGAAAAATTTTGCGTGGGAAAAAGCCTCCGCGAAGGCATTAAAGTGGTTTTATTAGGCGCGCCTAATGTAGGCAAATCTAGCCTTATCAACCAATTTTTAGGGGAAGATCGAGCCATTGTGCATGAAGCGCCGGGGACAACTCGGGATGTAGTGGAGGGTAGCTGTATTCACCGTGGGATATGGATGCAATTTTTCGATACCGCAGGGATTCGAGCCTCGGGCGACCCCGTGGAACAAGAAGGCATCCGACGTACCCTTAAGACTGCGGCGACCGCCGATCTAACTTTATTATTGATAGATGCCACAGCCCCCTCTACTGAAATGCATGATGAATTAAAACCGCCGACTCTAGCCGTGGTTAATAAAATCGATTTAAATCCCAACCTAGGTTTGATTCAGGAATTGCAAACCAGTGGGCGCTTTCAAGGCGTCTACCCCATCTCGGCCTTAAAGGGCACGGGAATTCAAGAACTGAAGACCAGCATTTTAAATTTTTTAGGGATTGATAACTTATTGAATTTAGAACAAGAAAACTGGATTAGCAACACACGGCATCGGGAATGTGTTGAGAAGTCTTTAGAATTTCTTAACCACGCCAGCCTTTCCCTCCAACAGCAAATGCCCCTAGAATGTGTCGCCGAAGATCTGAAACAAGCGGAGACACATCTCTCTCAAATAACCGGAGGGATATCGAACGAAGAGGTGCTTACCCGGATATTTCAAGATTTTTGTGTGGGCAAGTAG